The Rhinolophus sinicus isolate RSC01 linkage group LG17, ASM3656204v1, whole genome shotgun sequence DNA segment GCGAAGATATACATTGCCATCATTGCAGGAGGTTGTATTGGGCAGTGTTGTTCTAGACGGGAGGATGAAAAGAAGTGATcgatagattgattgattgactgatatCTCAGTTTCAAAGACAAGTGTAGTGAGGAGAGAAAGCAGTAACGGGAAGGTGAGGACAAAGGTTGGTACTTAAATAGAACCTGAGAGAGCAAGTTACGAGACATCCGCAGAAAGAGTAGTTCAAGCACTGATAACAGTTAAGAGCAAAGGATGTGAGAAGGGGCTGTGTTTTGCATGCTCAGTAAATAGCAAAGAAGTCAGAATGAAACTGGCTACGGGGCTGGAGAGCGTCAGGAGACGAAGTCAGGGAGATGACAAGGATCAGAACAGGCTCTCGCTTGCAGGCTGTGCTAGGAACTTTGGACTTGAATTTGAGATGAGAAGCCGTGGAGGTTTCTAAGCGTAGCTGACAACGTATGCCACACTTGAGAAGGCCGCACTCTGGCTGCTATGTGGGAAATAGAATGGACTGGAGGAGGCAAGGTGCAAGCAGACAGACCAGTTATCAGGCTTTTGCAGCAGTTCAGACAACAGGTAACAGTGGTTTGGATCAGGTGCTGGCGTCTGGATGTACCTTGACAATTCTTTGCTCATAGGTTGAACACAGGGTTTTATAGCATGCtgtaaatgattattttaaaatttttttttcaggatttctttttatagttttataaatccAACCACATAAAATCAAACATTTCTgtattacaaacaaaaaaaatgaaataaaaaacaaaaggagaaaagtaaTGCAGCAGATCTTACAAAGTAGTTTTCATAATGCATACAGAGTTCACATATCAAAAAGAAAGAACCAATATTCTTAACAGAAATGCTAACAACGGATTTTTCCATGAAAATTCAAACATCTCTTAGATGTTCAATCTTGCTGAAAATAACACTACAATCAAACAATACTCCCTACCTGTCAGACTAGTAAAGCACACTCGAAAGCACACTTCTTAATGCAGGTATGggggtcgtgtgtgtgtgtgtgtgtgtgtgtgtgtgtgtgtgtgtgtgtgtgtgagatcttTGTCCTAGTTGAATATCAAAGTTATACTACCTTGAAAAAATTGGTAGTTTTCTATTCTCGGTGCTATAAAagtttgaataaaataggaatcatttgattttcacaaggCTTCTTAGCATAATTGTAAAGTCACCTGCATGTTGCATCTCTTACAAGGGTAGTTCCTGGACCACTTTTTCTGCTTCTCCCACAGGTTCTTAGTCTGATATTCAGACTCCATTCTGTTAATAAATTCAGCTCTCATATCTGTATGATACTTACTCTACTATTCATGTCTTCCATTTGCTTTGCTCTCTGAACTCTCCTCATTTCTAGGACctgctgtcttttcttttgtAACCATGCTTTAAATACGATgtcattctcctttttcttttctttctcctcttctattttccgTTGTTCTTCCTGGAGGGAAGAATATCAAAAGGTATTAATGGAAGATTTAAAAATCGTGTATGAGTTAAGAGTAGAGagatatattttgagaaattagAATTCCACAAAAATTGGgcttccttaaaaaacaaaaaaaaacaagcccTCTAATttgcttaggaaaaaaaaaagattttttttcaaataaattaaactgTTAAGATAAAGTCTACAATTACACAGATGTATGACACATCCATACTGTTTAAGAATTCCTTGGGTCTCTCCTTCACTTCCTAGTTTAGTTTTGGTATGAAACTAAGGTTACTTTCAgcagtcacttaacttctctgcgtctcacctttaaaatgaaagGATCTAATGAAATCATCACTGACATCTACTCTAGTTCTAAGACTGGTCATTCATTACTGCGCTTTGCAAGTCTGACAAGAAAGGACCAAGGTAATCACGGTGTTTGTTCCATAAATACACATGCTTAACACTTAACCACTGAATCTAACCATAGAAAAGCAAAACGGGCAAGCAAATGTATCCAATTCTTTGAAGAACTGTTTCAATTTCTACTACACTTGTAAATCACGAAAatctattctactttctatccAATGCCCACTTACGCTCTCACCTCTCTCTTTAGCTTTTCTCTCTTGTGTTCGAGCCGTTTTTGCAGTTCCTTCTGTCGAGGGGAAAGACAGTATGTTGAGGTCACTGGACATACAATCGCAGATTGCGTCCTATGACTCGATTTCCCACTCCCCTTACTCAGATCTGAGTTAGCAGCAGAGCTTGGCTCAGTCTTGGGGTTGGGTGGTGGCTGAGGGAGAAAAGCCAGGACCTCTGCTGCTGAGGAGCCATGAATTCTTGCTGCAGGCTCTTCTTTCTTGACACCGCTGACAGATGAATCGGAAGATCCAGGCGACAACTGCTGAGGCTCATTCTCTGTACTATTAACATTGTTAATGGGGGGCAAAAACCCCTGACTTTCAATGTCTTGTAAATTTAGAAGTTCAAACTTTCCATCCCTCTCTACTAGTATCTTCCCGTCCTTGTTTTCTTCACAGCTTTCATCAGCAAGTGACAGGAGCACATTTTCTTGTCCAAATTCACTGGAAATATGTAACTGCGACAGTTTTCCAGACACGTTATTCTCACTTTCGAAATAATTTTTGTAGTTATCAGTGTCTTCCAGTGGAGGAACTTCCAGATCAACTAATTTGTCCTTGAACTTCAGTTTTCGCTCTCTTTTATGACTCACGGGTTCTTGATTCTGTAGAAGCTGGTTGGCTTGTATAATTTTTTCCATAATGTATCTCTTTACTTCcctatcctcctcctcctccaggtctTTCTGGCTTTCCAGTCTGGATTCCTGGAAAGAGTTGTCACTATCTGAATCTGATACGGGATCCAAAGGCTGACTACTCGGCACAGAAATGAAGTCCTCTCTTCTTGGTGAAACCTCGTCCTTCAAAGGTGTGTCAGGATTAGAAAGCTCCCTGGTGTGCTCTAGTtctgtttcattctcttttaattCTTGGTTAATAGTCTCTTCATTCCCACAAGCCATCTTAAGAAAAAGATATAaggttttcttttcagtaaaaattGAGATGCTTTGtccatttatatgtagaaaacccagAATGGATTTTCAtattcatgtaatttattttatgaatgggAAAATGTATGTGCTTTTTGCTCGTATTTTACTTGTAATATTCTAACTCATATTTATGACCATCCCAGCGGAATACATGTGACAACAGCACTTCAGGAAAAATGTAACGCTAAATGTGAATTTTATGCTACTAAAGgctttgatatttaaaaaaattttatgctCATGCATGAAAAGTAAACTATAAGTAacagtattattttcatatttctcccTCTGTAAAATGTTCCTCcctttacattttcagaaaatatttttaaaaatgttttctctttgtaataTTTGTATTCTTCAAAAAAAGTATCTTTCTCCCCAAGACCAAGAAAGACCACTGTCTTTTGTCAAGTCCTAATCATTTTGAGGTTCATATAATGGCTTCAGATTATTATTGCTGCTGTTTTCTGCAGGACCTAAATCCAAACTCCACATCAATTTTCACCTCTAGATCAgattttctagaagaaaaaaaagtaaaagaccctttacttttttctctatATTCATTCCCCTGAAGAGCTAATTCACTCTTACGGTTTCAAATATTAGCTGGAAGACCATGTTTTTTgaaggttttctttgtttttcatttatattaaaaatataaccccATGACTTTACCCAGGTTTACATATAGTAGAAACTAACtgtattcatttttacttttgatgcaattatttatttatagtacataaatgatcatttctaaattataattttagctttattAAGTGCTAACTTAATCCGTGTTCTCTAAATTGCCCTATGCCTTAGGATACAACATTTAAACTCTCtgcctcaattttctcctctATAAGATGGGTGTAATGGTGCTTGTTCTATGTACATCTAAGAAATTTTCTGAGGCTTAGACGATATAATGTATGCGAAACTCTTCAAGAATTACAAAGCTCTATGGTAACGTCATTATTATGAATGCTGTCATATGTACCTCTGTTATGCTGacatcactgttttctttttcattaattaacCACTCCAGGTCCTTTTCAAAGTCATCTTCATAGTCTTCACTTTCTTTTGAATCAGAATCtttattttcatccattttcCGTGTTAAAGAATAATGCTATAAGATGAAGGGGTAAGGTCTATGTTACGTCCACTGTACGGGTAATATGGAATATGAAGATTAGTGTGGAAGGTAAGCTAATGAACACATACCGGGACACGCACGGAGCATGGGATGTTTAGGATAAAAACGCACCTGTATACCCTAAAAGAGACTTGCAAAGGCCAGGCATTTTCCAGGTGTACCACTCCTAACCACCATCCCACCTCCCCCCAATTCCTGACACCCGAATTTACAAGGCGACTAAAAGAGGCAGATAGGAAGACTATCTGAGGCGTAGCGAAGCGTCTTCTACATTCTCTGCACACCATTAAAATGCTCTGTCCAGGTCAGAGCACATGACTTAGCTTCTTAGTCTCCCTCATTCACATTTTCTTATGTTCAAGAATAACTGTATCAATTCCCATTCTCAGTTTCTCAATCCTTCTAGTAATTCACATGGTGTAACTGTAATTTGTGATCTGAGAGCTTTTTAACTAAGCAATAACTGATTCTCATTTATGGTAAAAGTTAAGCTGTTGTCAACtctaaataaaacactttttcattaaaaaataaactctgacGCCTCGGACTAGAAGACAGTGACAATAAATAGGTATGTcagatgaaaattaataaatgtttgtgaaactGGTATctaaattttcagtcatttttaagaGAGCTAAGCTAAAGTTATCTATAAATGGAGGCGAGTTCCTAGCCCTGCTAAATTTTTTGTGcataatttttcaaacaaaagcaGCATATAAATCTTTACCAATGTGTCTTATATGTGTGAGagaatactgtgtgtgtgtgagagtgtgtgtgtatgtgtgtaattgcAATTttggcaaacatttgttgaacacctacAATATTcttataaagataataaaatagacCTATGCCCTTATGGGCTTGCAGTCTGGTACAGAAGACAAACGGAAACAAATGCAGATAAATGTAATAAAGGTATACAGAAAGGACtgtggaaggaagaagaaaacagcagcTAACTCAGTCTAAAATTGGAAATATCAAGGAAATCTGCGATGGGTCTTGAACACTGCATATGAGAATTCATCGGCTGTTCCAAAGAGAACAGCATGAGAAAGAACCAACATACATGGAAGAGCATGGCACTGTCCAGTGTGGCCTGAACATAAATGTGTTCCTGAAGAAGGATCTGGAAGGAGTGAAAAGGGGTCAGTTTGACGTCATATTACCTGTTCAAAAAGAGTTGAGGGAAAATTGCGTATGTAGATTTAATTGTCATGAAATAGCCAAGGGTAGAACTATTAATATATAACGTAATCTGCACACTTTCCACTATGGacttaaacaaaaatagaaacaagaaaagaGCAGTGCTCTCAAAATGTACATAGAATGCTAGGTCCAGTTTCAAAAGAACTGTAGAAATCTGACCCTCAGGGCCCCAAGTGTCCCCAGGATCCTGTTCCTATCTATACCTGCCTTCTCTTGCTCCAACAGCAAGAATAAGTCGCCTAAAACCCTTTTTGGCAGTAGAAAGTACAGATGTCAAGAACACATGAGACCTAGGCACATTTTTAAGGATATAAAATGACAGATATTATGCCTAAATTAATCAATTATCCACAAACTTTGTTTTGGCCATTAGCTTATCTTTACTCTCCTCAAACATTTGATCAGACTGCCTGATCTGGTACCAATTTTACTAAAGcgagatttacattttttttcttccactgttGGCCATCAAATGATAGCGAAGCATGTGGGAAAACACCCTTCCACTAGCTGCAGCAGCACAAGCTAAGTGATAATAAGCCTTTACATTACTACGtgcaaaaaacattttaataggttTTAGCGAACATTTGGttcaaaatgaattgaaaaaaacaGTGAGACCCTTCAGGTCTCTCTTAGCATGTTCCATAAGATACGAATTAGCAAATAACTGCCAGCTCAGGAAAAGCAAGAGAATTTAAAAGCGAAAGCATAGTACCATGACAAAGTGtatctaaaataaataactagTGTCTGAATCACTACATTCAAGATTTAAAAGcattctgaagtctgtttcatttaaATGTCATCTTTCCTTCAGATGGTTCTTGCCATTGGTTTACTTTCCCTTGCAAGACAAAGTCAGTTTTAAATTCAGTGAAGAATTAATTATTCAACCTAATCGTTCAATTGAATAATTATAACTATTTCTAATGTATTAGTTGGACTATAGCTCCTtctaaagatttatttcttttaagctAAGAATACAAAATGGACTTCCTTAAAGGACTCAAAGGCTGCAATAACTTATAAATCAGAAGGTAAGAGCAATAACATTTTGAGGTTACCTGGagaaaacaaatcaatatttCAGAGCGCGTTTATTTACCACAGCCTAGCTGCAAGACAGGCTAAATCAGATAAGCTGTTCCGTGTACTTACCAATTAAAATAAGGGTTCCATGAATCACGTAGAACAAACTAAAATTCATTGTGATCCAAAATACTTAcacaaataatactttttttttttcagtgacaaaTGTCTTAGGATAATCCCTTTTCTTTTCAGATCAGGGATCTTGAAATTTACGATTTTAAGATGTTTAAGTTACATAACTAATAGTTAGAATGAGATTTTGATGGAACTCTTCAGTGCTTCCTCCCTTAATTTTACAATAAACATAATTCTGGACTTGTAAATAAATGGTTGCCTGAAGACTTTAGTagatttgctttattatttacaaagaatCTCACTCATGTGAAAActcaaatttaaaactaaaacataGCATcagcataataaataaaatgattacaaattaaatatatgagGTGTTATGAAATCACACTATTATgccataattaaaaagaaatagttgaAGTGACTGAGAAGCTGCATCAAATTTGAAGTGCCATTCTCTTCCTGTAACTTCAAAGAGCTCATGGCTGGTTTCCAAGTAAACAAGGAACATAAAGCATCAATTCATATTACCAAGTCCCTTGAGCCTTTGTCAGGGCCTCGCAGGATATTCAATCCCCTTCCGTTCTTTTAATCTTCATCCCCAGGGACACAGTCAACGTCTTCGAACCAAAATACCGcttacacacaaaaaagagtCGTCTCACACTTACTCCTTGTGAGTTTCACACATTTAAATTTCAATGTGTatcatcagtaaaaaaaaaaaaaaaaaaaaaaaaatctatgtaattgGCTCAGACCAGAACCGGCTTCATAACAGGCAACTGCAGTAAGAGACAGAATTGAATTCCTTCCTCCTCGGTGTCTGCTAAATCCTATGTGGGTATGTGACTGCAGAGCTTTTCCTGTGGTTCTAAgctaaacacatatatatatatgtaattttgatcattttctttcagGATTCAAAACATTGAACTACAGTGTAATCTCACTCATTGACCCCCGTCTTCCCTCACCGCCTTTCACACACATGCTTGTTTAAAACgtaagaaaatggaaagactgTCAGAGAGAACACCTTTTACTATGAAGAAAGCACGGAAGCAAAATCAAACCCGTAAGAGCATCACGAGACCCTCCGGCCCGGTCTTCCCGCTGCATCCTGAACACTGGGAGCCCAggagtaaatgtttaaaaaaaaaaaaaaaaaaaaattcgtaACCTGTTACCAAGAACGACGATAAACAGTATTGTACAAACGCCAGGTGATCGTTTTCATTTGTAACCAGGGTCTCAAGGTACCAGCAGCTAAACGGAAGCTAACGCTGTAGCAGCGACTCTTGTCTCCCAGGGAGGACCGGTCTGAGGGGAAGAAACGCGACAAAATGACAGACGCCGCCGCCCCCACGGGGGTTTCCCTCACGCAAAGCGGAGCCGCGCGTCACCAGGCGTCCCGCCAGCGCCAGGCTCCGTGGACCCGGGGCTCGGAGGCGTGTGGCGCCAAAAGGAGGGCCCTTCCCTGTCGTCTCGCACCCGCCTTTCCTCCCCGCCGCCCCAGACGGTGCCCCCTTTACCgtctcctccccgccccccaagtATCTCCGCgtcctcctccctttctctccctccaggGCCCCTCCTGCCTGTGTGAGATGCAGCGGCTGAGGTCACAGAGGCGGCCGGGGgacctctcctctcctcctccttctaagCTCTGACAGTTACGGCGAGGGAGACCCTCGGTAGCACCTGCTACCGAGGCGGCCAGGGCCCGGCTGCCATGGCAACGGCGTGTACCCGCGTCCTCCATCCGGGCCTCTCTCACGTCGAGGGCGCGGTGGGCGCGCGCAGGCGCAGCGGGCGGCCTGCGCCACCTGCTCCGCAGGTGCTTCTTCTAAGCGCGCAGGGGACCTGTCCGGCGGCGGCGGGTTCCACGCAGGGGGCCGAGCTCCGTGCGTCACCCACTGGTTTCTCGAGCGTTAGTAGGAACCGGCGAAGGGTCACCCTACTCCCTTGGTGGTGGATTTTTCCAGCTGGACCTGTCTCTCCCCGGTTTGGG contains these protein-coding regions:
- the CCDC181 gene encoding coiled-coil domain-containing protein 181, which codes for MDENKDSDSKESEDYEDDFEKDLEWLINEKENSDVSITEMACGNEETINQELKENETELEHTRELSNPDTPLKDEVSPRREDFISVPSSQPLDPVSDSDSDNSFQESRLESQKDLEEEEDREVKRYIMEKIIQANQLLQNQEPVSHKRERKLKFKDKLVDLEVPPLEDTDNYKNYFESENNVSGKLSQLHISSEFGQENVLLSLADESCEENKDGKILVERDGKFELLNLQDIESQGFLPPINNVNSTENEPQQLSPGSSDSSVSGVKKEEPAARIHGSSAAEVLAFLPQPPPNPKTEPSSAANSDLSKGSGKSSHRTQSAIVCPVTSTYCLSPRQKELQKRLEHKREKLKREEEQRKIEEEKEKKKENDIVFKAWLQKKRQQVLEMRRVQRAKQMEDMNSREESRDPHQAFRLWLKKKHEERLKERKTEELRKQEECLFFLRGTEGRERAFKQWLRRKQIEKMLEQQAVKERTRQLRLEAKHAKQSQHQLCNMSEVRSFRFTDDYN